The genomic stretch TGATTTGTTCATTGTGGATCGAAGGTTGGCGTCTGGATTACTTTCTTGTGTCGGAATCAATCGCTGAAAAAGTGCATGATTCATACATTCTTCCGGACATCTCTGCCAGTGATCACAGCCCCCTTGGCCTCGTACTGAAGCTGTAGGCTGTATCACAGGCTATGCCAAACATTCAATCTGAAGCCTGTGCCGTAATTCTCAGACAGCGATGCTTATTCCTGAGGGTTTTTTTTTGGTTCGTGCAGATCCGTGGCAGGATCAGTGATTTTTGTATCAGACTATTAGTGAAACAGTTAGGCTTTGTAATGCACTGAGCAGATTGGAATATCCATTAGTGTCTCGTGGACGACTACTGTTAGTGATGCTGCACCTTTTGTGATGTACGTAGATATGGTTCATATCTTGTGCTGCAGTTGTGCAGCTCAGTATGAGCAGCAGGGAAAGATCATTGTCTGGTTTAGGATACTAACCTTAACCTGTTGAGCTCATTAAGCTATCCTGCCATGTGTTGTGCCGCTGATGGCATCAGATAAACTGTGATGCAGTTTCACGCATAGCCGAAACTGTTCTTGGACGTAACCTAGGACTGGAACGAAGTATTACTTGTGGGCCTGTGGCATGTTCTGCTAAAACTAGCTCAGCGTCACAATTAACCAGCACTTTTTTAACACGGGTCCACCAAACAGAGACAAATCAGAGGATGCCCGCTAACCGACATGGCATCGAGGCGTGTACTCTTGTTGAACAGATCTCTCCAAGAGTAGCCAGCAAGGCAGGGGCCAAAAATTGAGTCCGTTCCAGGCCTCCGGCGAGAGAGAGACGCGCCTACAAATATCCGCGAGCCACTTTCGCCAAGATCCCCCATAGGTTCCCCTGCGGGTTTTACAAAACCAGAAAGAAATCACCTGGTGATCAAAAAGAAAGAAATCACCTGCTCGACGGCATCATCGGCAAGGCAAGGCGGCGGGCCTCTGTACCAATCTCCCCGCCTGTGGgtgcgtctctctctctctctctctctctctctctctatgcgCATTGCTTGCTTGCTTCCCAAGTTCCGTGAATTCTAGATGGGAAACGATGGCGATGGATTTTCTTTCTAGCCCGATCGACTGTGCTGCTTGCCTCTCCCGTCCCCGGCAACTGTGCCTCCCTCAGGCCCAGGACCGCCACCGCTCGCGACCCTGCGCGCGCGAACACCCGCTGCCGGACTCTCTCGCGCAGACGCCCGCCGTAGGACTCGCGCCTGCGCCCACAACCATGACCATGAGCATGCGCGCCGCAGGCCTGAGCATGTTCCGTGGCAGCCATCTCGCCGCGCTGCCCTGTCTGCAACGTctgggcggcgccgccgcctttGCCCGCGGCCTCGCCACTGATGCCACCTATGGACGGTTGGGATTTTATCTATGGGGTTGTGTTTGGTCAATTGGGAACCCGGTAGTAGCAGAAGCACACCTTTGTTCTGCATATGAAGTTGAGTTTGCCTTCTGCTTCGGGATTCTTCTGCTTAGATAGATTCACTTCTTGATGTCAGATTTATAATGTTCCTGATCAACTGTCACCTACATTCTTGGTTTTATCTGTGTGCCTTGTCAATTCCAAGGTTCCTGAACTCCTGTTTCTGCAGTCGTGTCTGCCGCGGCGAACATGAGCACCACATCGTCTCAGCATGGTGGTTACCCTGCCCAGAGGTCTGCGGCGAACATGGGATCCACATCTTCTCAGCGTGGTTACCCTGCCCGGAAGTCTGAGCCCTGGACTCGCCTTACCCACCAAGAGAGACGACCGCAATGGGTTGCTTATAATCCAAGGACAATGAGACCTCCGCCACTTGGCACTGATACCAATTGTATGAAGATTCTGTCCTGGAACGTTAATGGACTTCAAACTATTGTGCAGTCAGGGTTTTCTGCAGATGAATTGGTTGGCAGAGAGAACTTTGACGTCTTgtgtcttcaagagacacacTTGCAGGTAAGTTGTTTTGGTATTTCCATTGCTACTCGCTCTTATATACAGCTTCACCCTGGGCAGTGGGTTACTTTGATTTAAATACATGGGGTTTCTCCATAATCCAGTATACCATGATATGTTGACCTTTCGTTATGATGCACATATCAGTGTCATGACCAGGTTTTCATTCTCTTTTCAGGAGCGCAATGTTGACCTTTTTAAGAACCTGGTACCTGAATATGATTACACCTATTGGTCATGCAGTGTTGCAAGGCTTGGTTATTCAGGAACTGCTGTGATATCACGGGTATGTTCTCTTCTTGCTGTGGTTAATGCCCAGCACCTCCGTTTTGTACTGACTAAAAAGTCAGTGGGAAGCAGCGTCGCAATAAATCTTTTGATCTGAATACCATCAGTTGATACATAGTATATCTAACCTCACTTTCCATGTTCTTCCGTATGCATTAACAGGTACAACCAATCTCAGTCCAATACGGGCTTGGTGTACCAGAGCATGATCAGGAGGGCAGGCTTATTACCTTGGAGTTTGATGATTTTTACTTGGTCAATGCTTATGTCCCAAATTCTGGCCGTGGTTTACGTAGACTGGTAAAATCTATTCTTCCTTTATATTCATTTATGTTGTACTGCAATTGCTTAGCATATCTAAGTTTGTTTTATTGCCTCTTGGTCTTCAGAATTACAGGGTCAATGAGTGGGATCCATGCTTTAGCGACTTCATAAAGGTGCATCCACTTAGCTTTCCAATGTCCTTATTTagtatcacccattgttattttTTATGTCAATTGAGGAATTGTACTGTGCTTTTTATTCTTATTATTATGTGTTGTTCTACACCATGGCTTGTACTCCACCTTTCACAATTTGTCCCTTCAAATATAACTTTGCAAAGTGCAACTGAGATGCGCTTTTGGTCTGCAGAAACTGGAATCTTCCAAACCAGTAATTGTTGCTGGGGATCTAAACTGTGCTCGCGAAAGTATTGACATTCACAATCCTCAAGTAAGTGTATTTGCTCACCCTTTCCTTAGGAATATTGTGCAAACGTTTGCACATGTTACTGTTCTGTTTTCATAGTTCTCAATGACAAGATACCATAAAAGACCAGTGGATTTTTTTGTGGATCTATCATATATGTACATTGTTAGGTGTCAATTTTTTTAAGGGGAATTACggctttttttaacattttgagATATGCCTCCTGTTTATAGCACATACTTTAAGAGCTGTTATCCTCTACAGAACATGACAGGCAGGTATACCATGCTGTAGTTAGAAACAAGTTTTTGTTTAGGATGTTCTACTGTGTCGTGTCTAAATATTGTTCTCTACTAAAAGAACAATTAGATATGAAACATAATTGCCTTTTAAGTCCTTGTGAACattgttcctttttttttggtCCTCTGACACGTATGGTTTCTCATTCTGAGAAAATTTCTGCGAAACTAAAAGGTGTTTATTGACATATTCCCTTGTTAGGGTTACAATATAACTTTTTTAATGTGCTAGGaaatactttatatatatatcggtGCTAGGAAATACTTTGAGATCTGCCATGAGCATGCCAGTACTATGTTTCATAGAATCATAGGTACACAAAGCTTATAATCTTTTTCAGCAAAGACAAGGAAAAATAACAGTGAACTCTGAAAGATATACTACGCATATCCAGAACCTGACATGAAAACATAGCCTTGAACTTGTCAGTTCTCCATAGCTTGATATTGAATATGCACTGTTGCTAAAAGTTAAACAAAGGAAGGCTCCTGTTTGCTCTAGGATAATATCTGTTCCTAACAGTCTATAAGTTCCCATTTACTTTCCACTTTTCCAGTTTGCTTTCTTGTTGCACCAGTCCCTTGCTGTAGCCTTTAGGTGGATAACTCATTTCAAATCTTTTTGTTCAGGCAAAAACCGAGGCTGCAGGTTTCACAGTTGAAGAGAGGGAGTCATTTGAGGAGAACTTCTCTAGCGAAGGTCTTATTGATACATTCCGTAAACAACACCCGAATGCTGTGGCCTACACTTTCTGGGGTGAAAACCAGCGCATTACCAACAAAGGTATGTGTAGTGTTTTGAAAGCAGTCCCTAAGCCTCATTATTTTGGGGTGACACTATCAATCGTAATTATTTTGAGCAGCCTACTACTAGTAGTAATAAAACTATCTCCTCTTTAAGTAGCGTTTTTGTTCTTTGCTGGAAATGTAGAATGATGTTTTACCTTTTGTTCTAAATTTTAACAGGCTGGAGACTGGATTACTTTCTTGCGTCAGAGTCTATTGCCGACAAGGTCCATGATTCCTACACTCTGCCAGATGTATCGCTCAGCGATCACAGTCCAATTGGCCTTGTGCTTAAGTTGTAGACACTGATGCATCTCTCAGCTATTTGACAACTGAAGCATGAAGTTTAAGCGTCGTCCTAAATAAAAAGATTTGTAGAAAGATTTTGCTTATGTAGGCTGAAAACTATTCAAACTCAGGTGGTGGTACTTCGCGTGGTCTCCTGTGGTCTGTGGAGGTAGTGGATCGCCTATTCACGTTGTGTTCGTGAAGTTAAAAGTAGCCTAGAGCAATTATTAGCTGATGTTCTTATACCTCGTGAATGCAACCGACCGAATAACACATCGTTTTACATTCACAATTTGGCATCTTGAATTTAGAGTGTTTGCGAAGGAACTATCTTTGTTCTCCTATGCATGTCTAGCTTGCATTTACCCGTATTCATGACCACCAGACGAAGGGTctgctcaggccttgtttaagaTTCtcagtcacattgaatctttcgacacatgcatgaaacattaaatatagatgaaaataaaaattaattctacagtttaactgtaaatcgtgagacgaatcttttgatcctaattagtctatgattagacaatatttgacataaacaaacgaaagtgctacagtagagaaatccaaaatcttttcgcatctaaacaaagccttagtccACATTACTGACAACTCTTGTTTGGATGTGCATGTATTtctctcaatccacatgtgttgaagtgGATTGGCTGCCTGCTGGGCACACAGATTACACTGCTTTCCTATGGAATGACGTTTTCTGCCTGCTGTATACAATAACATCAAAGACAAACGAGCGCACAGCTTTGGCATTGCAGACAAACCCTATCTAAATTCCATGAACTGAACAGTTTAACCCAAAACTTTAAGCTAGTAGTAAAAAAAAATTGGCATAATTTAATGCTCTCCCGATACCTTAGAAACGACTAATTCAACTAAAACCGATaggtgttcgagaaaaaaaaaagtaaaactgAAGCATAGCATGTGAGGGACACAGCATCTTATTATACTTAAATACGACTGCAGCTTCTCAATTAAACTACATAATATGCAGGCGTTGAACATGGCCGTTTCTTCAGAACACAGAGCCACAGGAAATAGGTACAAGGAGAAAATCACAATACCAGGAAGCAATGTAGCCATGTAGAGGATATAAGCTTCTACTCGTGCCATTTCGACACCAACATACAAATCAGTAAGGTACCATCCTTATTCTCACTGCTGCAACACTAAAGCTGCAAAGTAGCCAGTAAACCAAAACTACAGATATGGAAACAGATATATACACAAACAACGGCCGCTAATGGCTAAACAAAACAATTATTAGCCTGATAATTAGTACTATCTACAGCAGCTTAAGTGGGACTAGGGGTAGGGGGAACATAACCCACAGATGATCTACTGGTAGGGGGAACATAACCTACAGATGATCTACTAACTCTACTCTACCTCATCTGAAGATGTCCACCATTACCATTGTTGGTGTACAACTACTGACACCTCCAAAGCGTAGTGGGCGGCAGAGGGGATCTTGCCATCTTCTCTCAATGCCGTAAGCCCCTTAGCTTCTTACTCACATAGCTAGTGACTGCTTGGTATAATCAGCCTGCTCATAGGAGTAATAATGCATATCATTCCTTACTCGGCAGTTCCTCCAACCATTGTTTGCACCATTGTGTTCATCCGTTTGGTACTTTGATTTCATTGGCTTCGAGCTGATGGGGCCTCCTCTATTCCTAGTGTTTCTTCTACCCAAGTCATTATTTCGCCCTCTCCAGTGAGTCCAGTGTCCATATGATACACCCTGGCTGTCAGGCACCTCATAGCTACCTTGATGGTTGTCCCATGGATCGGTCTGAATAGCTGCAGGACCCCAGCCGTAATCATGCTTCCAAGCATCCTGGGAGCCATCCCTCATGATCCAGCTGGTAATGCAAGGATTCGTCTGCTCCCCCCGGCTGCTGGTTTGATCCTGCTGTTCCTCATACACTTCCCAGTTCCCTGAGTTTTGCTGACCAATTGTTTGAGCAGGTTGCTTGACAGAATAATCCCAATTTCCCGACATCTGCTTATGATTTGATTCAACTGAGTGTTTCAACTGATTGTCCCAGTTTACAGAGAGCTGCTGGCCATGAGTGAAGCTGGTCTCCGTGTCACCCCATCCTGTAACTGGAACAGGCTTATCAGAGAAAATAAAAGAGTCCCAGACATCAGGAACACCATTATCTTTTCTGGGAACACGGCGACGTGACTTCTCCAGATCAGCCACCAATTCAGGATCAACATATTCATCTGGGTTGACTATATCGATAAACATGTTTGGGTCAGGCAAAGGGATATCATAATGTTGACCATGATATACAGCACAGAAGCGTGCCTTTGCATCATTGAAGGCTTCTAATGCAGCTGAGTCATCCCAATCAACCACACTTTTGTACAGAGACATCAATCTCTTGGTCTCACACAGTTTAGCCCAGGGGATAGCACAAGCATCAGTGCAAAATTTCTTTTCCCACAATGGAACTGAGAAATTTCCACTGCCTGAAATAACAAAAACTGTACTTAGTGAGTACATAAAACTAATGTATGCGGAGAAAAAGAACCTCTGTTTGCTCCTAGACTTATTTCACCAAAATACTGGCGGTTATCTCtgtatatgaatatgaataccAATCAGAATTCAGAAGAAACACTACAACAAGAAGACTGATAAGAAGAAACACAATAATAGGAATGGGGCAACAGCAGATAACAGAACAAAATAAGTAGCTGTCAGAGAAACAGCTAGCAGTAATTTGTCTGCGTGATAGGAAAAATCAAGGGATACTTCGTTTAAATGCTAGCAAAATATTGAaacagacaaactta from Sorghum bicolor cultivar BTx623 chromosome 3, Sorghum_bicolor_NCBIv3, whole genome shotgun sequence encodes the following:
- the LOC8055256 gene encoding uncharacterized protein LOC8055256; amino-acid sequence: MAERRPIYREPRRPPRSQGSGNFSVPLWEKKFCTDACAIPWAKLCETKRLMSLYKSVVDWDDSAALEAFNDAKARFCAVYHGQHYDIPLPDPNMFIDIVNPDEYVDPELVADLEKSRRRVPRKDNGVPDVWDSFIFSDKPVPVTGWGDTETSFTHGQQLSVNWDNQLKHSVESNHKQMSGNWDYSVKQPAQTIGQQNSGNWEVYEEQQDQTSSRGEQTNPCITSWIMRDGSQDAWKHDYGWGPAAIQTDPWDNHQGSYEVPDSQGVSYGHWTHWRGRNNDLGRRNTRNRGGPISSKPMKSKYQTDEHNGANNGWRNCRVRNDMHYYSYEQADYTKQSLAM